A single genomic interval of Microbacterium sp. BLY harbors:
- a CDS encoding GNAT family N-acetyltransferase — MLLAPGLVEWNERRWGLSARHVEYLSEGRSAARLRAVLYTDDRGRVRQPRLDPYLALSFESSAPEGGPQRERQWLSAASQLAADLADGRLHGAANLPPGLGDARPFAWRGLTTAVRYTYTGPLPHDVSRAEAAVRKRISKARRTGYTFESHASAEDLQRMLDSTGARQGFSYGLNSADVDALTRLLGPEVFRRHAVRDPLGEVVSAGARLVQAGGVALDWVQGTDPRALNDGAVQLMYAGVLQDLDEVGASTFDFGGANIAAVARAKSSWGLRLTPYVAVSRPSVKQLALQVPALRALALRVRR, encoded by the coding sequence GTGCTCCTCGCTCCCGGTCTGGTCGAATGGAACGAGCGGCGCTGGGGGTTGAGCGCCCGCCACGTGGAGTACCTCTCCGAAGGCCGATCGGCCGCGCGCCTGCGCGCGGTGCTGTATACGGATGACCGCGGTCGAGTACGGCAACCCCGCCTCGATCCATATCTCGCGCTCTCCTTCGAGTCGTCAGCCCCTGAAGGGGGGCCGCAGCGCGAACGTCAGTGGCTGAGCGCCGCCTCTCAGCTGGCAGCCGACCTCGCCGATGGGCGGCTTCACGGAGCGGCCAACCTGCCCCCCGGGCTCGGCGACGCACGACCGTTCGCATGGCGCGGACTGACGACCGCTGTCCGCTACACATATACCGGGCCCCTCCCGCACGACGTATCACGTGCAGAGGCAGCCGTCCGCAAGCGCATCTCGAAAGCACGTCGCACCGGTTATACCTTCGAGTCCCATGCCAGCGCGGAAGATCTCCAGCGCATGCTCGACAGCACGGGCGCACGCCAGGGCTTCTCCTATGGATTGAATTCAGCTGATGTGGACGCATTGACCCGTCTGCTGGGCCCCGAGGTGTTCAGACGTCATGCCGTGAGAGACCCGCTGGGTGAAGTCGTGAGCGCAGGTGCACGGTTGGTGCAGGCGGGTGGTGTCGCTCTGGATTGGGTTCAGGGCACAGATCCCCGCGCGCTGAATGACGGAGCGGTCCAGCTCATGTACGCCGGCGTCCTTCAGGATCTTGACGAGGTCGGCGCCTCGACCTTCGACTTCGGTGGCGCGAACATCGCGGCGGTCGCGCGGGCGAAGTCTTCCTGGGGTCTTCGACTCACGCCCTACGTCGCAGTCTCCCGCCCGTCGGTGAAGCAGTTGGCTTTGCAGGTTCCTGCTCTGAGGGCACTAGCGCTTCGGGTCAGAAGATAA